A stretch of the Amycolatopsis sp. BJA-103 genome encodes the following:
- a CDS encoding DUF1648 domain-containing protein, translating to MTGPIWLNLALIAFTAAVFRSAPALARPTLPFGVRIPAGRTAEPVIVLVRLRYNQGIVAAALLAIAAVLFAWLAPDVVLIGLVVACSLLGALAHRSIVAAKREGAWYAGTRQAVAADTSLRSDPVRPQWILLVPAGLLAIVTAAIGLFQDTAAFSTVFAQVLTVVLISLLAVAIPRARPEIDAAQPSVSASRYREYLHGVLSLLLVSAGCVNATLLVVSLQLWEVVETSVPVTIVAYLPLVAAFVAWLAFSVRAGDAGHRLSPTGDEAETPYEQRDDDRFWHAAGMVYLNRNDPALLVHRRVGTYWTLNLGHPIAWLVLAAVAVAGVLAGTGVVTLPAKGA from the coding sequence ATGACCGGCCCGATTTGGCTGAACCTGGCCCTGATCGCGTTCACCGCGGCCGTCTTCCGGTCGGCGCCCGCGCTGGCGCGCCCGACGCTCCCGTTCGGCGTCCGGATCCCGGCCGGGCGCACCGCAGAACCCGTCATCGTCCTCGTTCGCCTCCGCTACAACCAGGGAATCGTGGCGGCGGCCCTCCTCGCCATCGCGGCGGTGCTCTTCGCCTGGCTCGCGCCGGACGTCGTCCTGATCGGTCTCGTCGTGGCCTGTTCGCTGCTCGGCGCGCTGGCGCATCGTTCGATCGTCGCCGCGAAACGGGAAGGCGCCTGGTACGCCGGGACACGGCAGGCCGTCGCCGCCGACACCTCGTTGCGGTCGGACCCCGTCCGTCCACAGTGGATCCTCCTGGTGCCGGCGGGGTTGCTGGCCATCGTCACGGCGGCCATCGGCCTGTTCCAGGACACGGCGGCCTTCTCGACGGTGTTCGCGCAGGTCCTGACCGTCGTGCTGATCTCGCTCCTGGCCGTCGCGATCCCCCGTGCCCGCCCCGAGATCGACGCCGCGCAGCCGTCGGTTTCGGCGTCGCGGTATCGGGAGTACCTGCACGGCGTTCTCAGCCTGCTGCTGGTCTCCGCCGGTTGCGTCAACGCGACCCTGCTCGTGGTTTCGCTCCAGCTGTGGGAGGTCGTCGAAACGAGCGTGCCGGTCACGATCGTGGCCTACCTCCCCCTCGTCGCCGCTTTCGTCGCGTGGCTCGCCTTCTCCGTCCGGGCGGGCGACGCCGGGCACCGGCTGTCGCCCACCGGCGACGAAGCGGAGACCCCGTACGAGCAACGCGACGACGACCGCTTCTGGCACGCGGCCGGAATGGTCTACCTGAACCGGAACGACCCGGCGCTGCTGGTGCACCGGCGGGTCGGGACCTACTGGACGCTCAACCTGGGGCATCCGATCGCCTGGCTGGTCCTCGCCGCGGTCGCCGTGGCCGGGGTGCTCGCCGGAACCGGTGTCGTGACCCTCCCGGCCAAGGGTGCTTGA
- a CDS encoding PASTA domain-containing protein has product MPDFVGRQALDAWLTGHDAGLTLQGPDPDSPHPLLNGLVAAQVPAPGTRLPRWGVVTVWITGGGDPAGVREPRRPLPNLLEDQSEG; this is encoded by the coding sequence GTGCCGGATTTCGTGGGGAGGCAGGCGCTCGACGCCTGGCTGACCGGGCATGACGCGGGCTTGACGCTGCAAGGCCCCGATCCCGACAGCCCTCACCCCCTCCTGAACGGCCTGGTCGCCGCGCAGGTACCCGCGCCGGGAACGCGGCTGCCGCGGTGGGGTGTGGTGACCGTCTGGATCACCGGCGGCGGAGACCCCGCAGGTGTCCGCGAGCCCCGCCGTCCGCTGCCGAACCTGCTCGAAGACCAGTCGGAGGGCTGA
- a CDS encoding DUF5997 family protein, producing MKPATAAKKLGVYLEATPAEFQEGVVSRDELNALQAEPPEWLRDLRRNGPHPRPVIAAKLGISISGLARGGITGALTTEQIDAVKTEDPDWLKRERETQAEVRKEEARVKATRTES from the coding sequence ATGAAGCCCGCGACAGCGGCGAAGAAGCTGGGTGTGTACCTCGAAGCCACTCCGGCCGAGTTCCAGGAGGGTGTCGTCTCCCGCGACGAACTGAACGCGCTGCAGGCCGAACCGCCCGAGTGGCTGCGGGACCTGCGCCGCAACGGGCCGCACCCGCGTCCGGTCATCGCGGCCAAGCTGGGCATCTCCATCAGCGGCCTGGCCCGAGGCGGGATCACCGGCGCGCTCACCACCGAACAGATCGACGCGGTCAAGACCGAAGACCCCGACTGGCTGAAGCGGGAGCGCGAGACCCAGGCCGAGGTCCGCAAGGAAGAGGCCCGGGTGAAGGCCACCCGCACCGAAAGCTAG
- a CDS encoding LysR family substrate-binding domain-containing protein, with protein MTGPDTPAPFKLAYVPGVTPSKWVRIWNERSPGVPLELVQTAAADAAALVRARDVDAVLLRLPIDREGLHAIPLYTETTVVVVPKDHLVAAADEVSVDDIADDVVLHPLDDTLDWDQPPGKPALERPATTADAIELVAAGVGLLLVPQSLARLHHRRDLTFRPISGAPESGVALSWPEDETTDLMEQFIGIVRGRTVNSTRGRQQAPEKQVQEKAQEKKNAPPKSKRPQPGGRKPQGGQRGAPQGGKRGKPRRRG; from the coding sequence ATGACCGGCCCGGACACCCCCGCCCCCTTCAAACTCGCGTACGTCCCCGGTGTGACGCCCTCGAAGTGGGTCCGGATCTGGAACGAGCGGTCGCCCGGCGTCCCACTGGAGCTCGTCCAGACGGCGGCCGCCGACGCCGCCGCGCTGGTCCGTGCTCGCGACGTGGACGCCGTCCTGCTGAGGCTCCCGATCGATCGCGAGGGCCTGCACGCGATCCCGCTCTACACCGAGACGACCGTGGTGGTCGTCCCCAAGGATCACCTGGTCGCCGCCGCGGACGAGGTCTCCGTCGACGACATCGCCGACGACGTCGTCCTGCATCCGCTCGACGACACGCTGGACTGGGACCAGCCGCCCGGGAAACCCGCGCTGGAGCGCCCGGCCACCACGGCGGACGCCATCGAACTGGTCGCCGCCGGTGTCGGGCTCCTGCTCGTCCCGCAGTCCCTCGCGCGGCTGCACCACCGGCGTGATCTGACCTTCCGTCCGATCTCCGGAGCGCCGGAGTCCGGTGTCGCGCTGTCCTGGCCGGAGGACGAGACCACCGATCTGATGGAGCAGTTCATCGGGATCGTCCGCGGCCGGACCGTCAACAGCACCCGGGGACGGCAGCAGGCGCCGGAAAAGCAGGTCCAGGAGAAGGCTCAGGAGAAGAAGAACGCCCCGCCGAAGAGCAAGCGCCCCCAGCCCGGCGGCCGGAAGCCGCAGGGCGGGCAGCGCGGTGCTCCCCAGGGCGGGAAGCGCGGAAAGCCTCGCCGCCGGGGCTAG